Within Sphingobium aromaticiconvertens, the genomic segment CCCCGCGCCTTGCCCGGATGGAAAGTCCGAACCCGCCCAATCCGCGGCACCAGCCGATCCTCCATCCCCACCGGATTGCTGTAGAGCGGGGTCGCAGCATCAAAAGTCAGCGCGCGAAACCCTTCCCAGGAAAACTTGCCCCAGCTACTCGCTGCATTGGGACCATGGATGGTCGTGAACCCTGCCCGCGCGGCAAAGGCCAGATGGAGCGCGGTAATATCGCTGAACCCGATCAGCAGCTTGGGATTGGCGCGAATCGTTTTCCAGTCGAGATAGGGCAATATCCGCGCGCAACCCCATCCGCCGCGTACCGCGAACACAGCCTTTACATCAGGGTCGGCGTACATGGCGTTGAGATCCGCAGCGCGGTCGGCATCCGTCCCCGCCAGATAGCCATGCCGATCCGCCAGATGCGCCGCCGCCTTGGGCACCAGCCCCATCGCCCGGATCGTTTCCTCGACCAGCGCCAGATCAAAACTGTCGTCGGTAAATCCCGCCGGTTCGACCAGCCCTACCGTATCGCCCGGATGCAGGCGTGGCGGCTTGCGGCGAGCGGACAGTGCGGCCTGCACGCCCAAAGGCAAGGTCAGCGCGAAGGCGGCGCTGGCAGCGGCCAACGATTGGAACATATGGCGTCGGTTCAGCATCGCGCCATCCTGCCCATCGCTTTCAGCCCGTCAATAGGCGCTACCGTCCTTGCGTCGATAGCTCCCACCGGACAAATGCAGGTCGACATCGGAATAATGGCAATCGCTGGCCGAGGGCCGACCGATCGCCAGGAACACGCAATCACCATCGCTTTCATTGACCAACTGGTGCCCGTTGGGATCGCCCTTAGGAAAAGCGGCCATATCTCCAGCCCGCATCTTCACCCGGCCGTCCTCTTCGATCAGCACGGCCTCCCCCACCAGCATGACGACCAGTTCGTCCTCATCCTCATGCCAATGCCGCTGGGATGAGGACGCACCGGGCTTCAGCACGACATGGCTGGCGCCGAAATCGGTAAGGCCCACGGCTTTCCCGACCCGCCGAACCCATCGCCCTGCAACAGCAGCGGCAAGATCGCCCGGATAGCCGGTGGCGTTCGTCTGCGGGATCGCATCCAGATCGAGTTTCGGCATGAGGCCTCCTCCTGCTGGTCAAGGAACATCGCATTCGCTAACGCACACCCATGACTCTGACCAGCACCAATGCCGACCCGGTGGCCCTTGCCACACGCCTGATGGCCTGCCCCTCCGTCACCCCCGCGCGGGGCGAGGTTTTCGCGGTGCTGGAAGCCATGCTGAAGCCGTTGGGCTTCACCGTCGATCGCTTCATTTCAGGCGAAGCGCCCGACGGTCCCGTCGAAAACCTGCTGGCGCATCGCACCACAGGGCCGGGGCCGCATTTCGCCTTTGCCGGGCATCTGGACGTGGTGCCGCCCGGTGGCGGCTGGACCAGTGAGCCATTCATGCCCGAAGTCCGTGGCGACCTGCTCTATGGGCGCGGCGCGGTGGATATGAAGGGGTCGATCGCCTGCTTCGTCGCCGCGTTGGCCAACCTGCCCAACGACCTCCCCGGCACGATCAGCCTGATCATCACCGGCGACGAGGAAGGCCCGGCCGTCCACGGCACGCTGGCACTGATGGAGCAGATGAAGGCGCGCGAATTGTGGCCCGACCTGTGCCTCGTCGGTGAGCCGACCTCGGTCCAGCGGCTGGGCGACATGGTGAAGATCGGGCGGCGTGGTTCAGTCAATATGTGGATCAGGGTGGAAGGCGCGCAAGGCCATGTCGCCTATCCCCACCTTGCCGACAACCCAATCCCGCGCCTCATCCGCATCCTCTCCGCCATCGACGCGGAGGTGCTGGACGAAGGCACTGACTGGTTCCAGCCGAGCAACATCGAAGTCACCGATCTGGAGGTCGGCAACCCCGCCCACAATGTCATTCCCGCCGCCGCCACGGCGCGCATCTCGATCCGCTTCAACGACCGGCATAGCGGCGCATCGCTGATCGAGCGGATCAGCGCCATCGCCGCGCAAGATGGCGGCACGGTGACGGCGAAAATCAGTGGCGAACCCTTCCTGACCGAACCCGGCGCCTTCTCTACCCTGATCTCCACCGCGATCCAGGAGGCGACCGGCGTCACGCCCGACCTCTCCACCACCGGCGGCACCTCCGATGCCCGCTTCCTCGCAAAGCTCTGCCCCGTGGTCGAGTTCGGCCTGACCAATGCGACGATGCACAAGCTGGACGAAGCGGTGGCGATCGCCGACCTGCATCAACTTACCACCATCTATGGCATAATCGTCGAGCGGGCGTTGAAAGGCGGCTGACACGAACGGGTCTATACCCTAAATTAGCGCCATGTCCCTGACCGCCCTCATCCTCCTTTTCCTTGCCACCGTCGCGGGCATGGAGGGCTTTGCCTATGCGATGCACCGCTGGGTCATGCATGGGCCGGGCTGGTTTCTCCACGCCAGCCATCACCGCCCCCGCACCGGCAACTGGGAATGGAACGACCTTTATTTCGTAATCTTCGCCATGCCCTCGATCCTGCTGCTGCTGGGCGGCGTGCAACTGGGCTGGGGCGATTGGGCAACGGTGGTGGGCGCGGGCATTGCTACCTATGGCGCCATCTATCTGGGCTTCCACGACATCATCGTCCATCGTCGGGTCGGGCACCGCTATGTGCCGCGCTCCACCTATATGAAGCGGATCGTCCAGGCGCACCGGCTGCATCATGCTGTGACAAGCAAGCATGGCACGGTCAGCTTCGGCTTTCTGGTCGCCCCCCGGCCAGACGTGCTGAAAGCGCAATTGGCGCGGCAGGATGAGGCCGTGCTGCGCCGGTCCGCCGCCGCCGATCAGAAGGCCGATGCCTGAACTGCCTCTGTTCGTCCTTGGTAAGCCCCCATTCTTCCCCTATGGAAAGCGCAAACATTCTATGGGGACGTCCACTTGATCCTGACCCTCGCCGCAGCCGCTGCGACCAGCCACATCCAGTTCAATGACCTCGGCCTCAGCCCGGTCGCGCTGGATTTGGGTTTCTTCACGCTAAAATGGTACAGTCTGGCCTATCTGGCCGGCATCATGGTGGGCTATTGGTATCTGCTGAAGCTGATCGCTCAACCCGGATCACCGATGGCGCGGCGCCATGCCGACGACATGATCTTTTACGCCACGCTCGGCATCATCATCGGCGGGCGGCTGGCCTATGTGCTGTTCTACCAGCCGGACATCCTCCAGAATCCGCTCGATATCTTCAAGCTGTGGAATGGCGGCATGTCCTTCCATGGCGGCGTCATCGGCGTGTCGCTGGGCGTCCTTTATCTGGCGCGCAAGGAGGGACTGTCCTGGTTGCGAGTGCATGATTATGTCGCCTGCTGCGTGCCCTTCGGCCTGTTCTTCGGCCGCCTCGCCAATTTCGTGAATGGCGAATTGTGGGGCAAGGAAAGCGATGTGCCATGGGCGATGGTCTTCCCTACCGGCGGCGCCTTCGCCCGTCATCCCAGTCAGCTTTACGAAGCCGCGCTGGAGGGCGTTCTGTTGTTCCTGATCCTCGCCTTTGCCTTCTGGAAGACCAACGCCCGCTATCAACCGGGCAAGCTCGTCGGCATTTTCCTGCTGGGCTATGGCTCTTTCCGGTTCTTCGTCGAATATTTCCGCGAAGCCGATGCCCAGTTGATGGAGTTCGCCGCACGCACCGGCCTGCATATGGGCCAGTGGCTGTGCGTCCCGATGATATTGGGCGGCCTCTATTTGATCGCAACGGCCAAGGGGCGCCGCGTCCGGGTGGAACCGGTCGCGGGGAGCGCCAGTGTCAGCTAAAGCCGGGTCGGGCGACGCATTGCCGCTGCCGGAGCGGCTGAAGCGGCAGATCGAATCGGGTGGCCCGATTTCCATCGCCCATTATATGGCTGAAGCGAACGGCCAATATTACGGCACTCGCGACCCGCTGGGGCAGGATGGCGATTTCACTACCGCACCCGAGATCAGCCAGATGTTCGGCGAATTGGTGGGCCTGTGTCTTGCCGATATGTGGATGCGGTCGGGCCGACGCCCTGCCCCGCTCTATGTCGAACTGGGGCCGGGGCGCGGCACGCTGGCGGTCGATGCGCTGCGCGCGATGGAGGGGGCGGCGCTCGCCCCCCGCGTTCATTTCGTGGAGACGAGTCCGTCCCTGCGCGGACGGCAAAAGGCGCTACTGCCCCACGTCACCCACCATGACACGATCGACAGCCTGCCCGAAGAAGGGCCGCTGCTGGTTATCGCCAACGAATTTTTCGACGCACTGCCGATCCGCCAACTGGTCCGCACCGGACAGGAATGGCGCGAACGGGTGATAATCGCCCAGACGGACGAGGCCGACGGTACGATCCGTTTTCTGCCGATGCCGGGCTATCGGCAGGTGGAAGCGGGAATTCCCGACATGGCCGCAGATGCGCCGCAGGGCGCGGTATTGGAAACGCCGCCTGCGGGGGCTGCCATCGCCTTCATGCTGGCCAAGCGGATCGCGAAACAGGGCGGCTGCGCGATCATCATCGACTATGGCTATGAAGGCCCCGCAATCGGCGACACGCTGCAAGCGGTGCGCGGCCACCGTTTCGCCGATCCCTTCATGGAGCCGGGCGAAAGCGACCTGACCGCGCATGTCGATTTCACTGTTTTGGGCAATATGGCGCGACAGGCCGACCTCAAAGTGCTGGGGCCGGTTGGGCAAGGTCCGTTTCTTCAGGCACTGGGCATCGACGTTCGCGCCGCGCAACTGGCGCAGACTTCGCCGGAGCGGGCGGAGGAGATAGAGAGTGCGCGGGCGCGGCTGACCCAGGCGGAACAGATGGGAACCTTGTTCAAGGCGATGGCGATCGTCCATCCCGACTGGGCCGAACCGGCGGGATTCTAAAAACCTCCCGCGCGGTTCATCGCATCGAGGAGAATCCCAAACTTTTTGTTAACCATCTGCCATGCAAAGTGACCCCAACGAGACATGGGATCATGAGCATGAGCAACGTTCAGGAAGCGGTTTTTCACATCGGCCAGACGATCAACCGGCAGATGCTGACGACGCCCGCATCCAATTTTCAGCCTGAGCCGATCAGCACGATCATCGAACGACTGAACGCCCGCGTTTCGGCCAATGCGGCGCGGACGGCGGCCATGCGGACCGCAAACGCCTAAAGCAGCAGCAACTGCGCCACCGGCGCGAAGCTGCGGCGGTGGAGCGTCGTCGGGCCGTGGGTCCGCAGCGCCGCCAGATGCTTTGCGCTGCCATAGCCCTTGTTCGATTCCCAGCCATAATGTGGATGCTCGACAGCGGCGGCGATCATCATCCGGTCGCGCGTTTCTTTCGCGATGATCGAGGCCGCGGCGATCGACAGACACTTGGCATCGCCCTCCACGATCGCAGTCGATGCCCAGCGCCATTGTGGACAGCGATTCCCGTCCACCAGCACATGCGCGCACTCATGGGATAGCGCCTCAACCGCGCGGGTCATGGCCAGCATGGTCGCCCACAATATGTTGATCGTGTCGATCTCCTCGACGCTGGCGATACCCACGCCCCAGCACAGCGCTCGTGCCTTGATCTCCACCTCCAGCACGGCGCGGCGCGGGGCTGACAGCTTCTTGCTGTCGTCCAGCCCCTGCGGACAATCCTCCGCCCGCAGAATGACGGCGGCGGCGACTACTGGCCCCGCCAGCGGCCCCCTGCCCGCTTCATCGACGCCAGCGACCAGACTGGGGTGATGCAGGCGTTCATGCGCGAAGTCAGGCATGAGCGAGGAACCCATGCGGTACGCCCATAGGCCCATGCCCGCCGCCCAGCCCCGGCGCCAGTTCAAGCGCAGCGCGAACATATTTGCGGGCGCGTTCCACAGCATCGGTCAAGGCCATGCCCTGCGCCAATCCGGTGGCGATCGCGCTGGCAAGGGTGCATCCCGTTCCATGCGTATGCGGGGTGTCTATTCGGGCATTGGCCCACGACTTTATGATACGGTCCGGGCCAATGAGGCGATCGGTCAGCATCGGGCCGTCGCCATGCCCGCCCTTCGCCAGCACATGCGTGTCGAAGGCCACTGCGATCCCGTCCCCGCCCAGCGCATCCAGTTCAGGGATATTGGGCGTGACCAGTGTTGCGATGGCCATGAGTTTTTCGAAGGCCGCGATCGTGGCATCGTCGGCCAGCGCCGACCCGCTGGTGGCGACCATGACCGGATCGAACACGATCGGCACCCCGTTCAGCATGGCCAGTCGCTCCGCCACGGCGTGGACCGTTTCCGCGCTACCGATCATGCCGATCTTCACCGCGTCCACGCCGATGTCGCTGATAACGCTGTTCATTTGCGCCAGCACCATAGCGGTGGGGATGGGGTGAACGCCCTGCACGCCCAACGTGTTCTGGGCGGTAACTGCTGCAATCGCGGTCATGGCGTGGCCGCCCAGCATCGTTACGGCCTTTATGTCCGCCTGTATGCCAGCGCCGCCACCGCTGTCTGACCCGGCAATGATGAGGATGCGCGCCATGGTCATGCGCGAAACCGGCGCTCGGTCGAGGCCGGGTTGCGGGCCAGCGCATCGCCCATGCGGGTCGGCCGGTCCATCAGTTCGCCGCCGCAATTGGGGCAGCGATCGTCCAGCGCATCGGTGCATGGGGCGCAAAAGGTGCATTCGAACGAACAGATGAACGCGCCCGGCTCATCGGCGGGCGTATCCACGCCGCAGCGTTCGCAATCGGCACGCATTTCGAGCATCAGGCCGTCACTTTCGCGACGGCAGCGCAGATGCGTTCGACCACATCCCTGACCTGGTCTTCGCTGTCCCCCTCGGCCATCACGCGGATGACCGGTTCAGTGCCAGACGGGCGGATGACCAGACGTCCGGCTCCCTCCAGTTCCGCCTGCGCCTGCGCGATCACGCGCTTCACCTCTTCATGCTCCAGCGGCTTGCCACCGGAAAAGCGGACATTCTTGAGCAACTGGGGCACGGGATCGAACTGGTGCAGCAATTCGCTGGCCGACCTGCCCGATCGCACCAGCGCGGCCAACACCTGAAGCGCGGCGATGGTGCCATCCCCGGTGGTCGCATAGTCGGACAGGATCATGTGCCCCGACTGTTCGCCCCCGACATTGAACCCACCACTGCGCATCCGTTCCAGCACATAGCGATCACCGACGCTGGTGCGTTCCAGCGCGATGCCCTGCCCGGCAAGAAAGCGTTCCAGGCCCAGGTTGGACATGACCGTCGCGACCAGCCCCCCACCGCGCAACACGCCTTCCCGCGCCCAGTTGGCCGCGATCAGGGCCATGATCTGGTCGCCATCAACGATCTTGCCCTTTTCATCCACGACGATCAGCCGATCCGCGTCGCCGTCAAGCGCGATGCCGATGTCGGCGCCTGACGACACGACCGTTTCCTGACACAGAAGCGGCGCGGTGGAGCCACAGGCGTCGTTGATATTGGTGCCGTTGGGCGTGACGCCGACTGCGACGACTTCCGCCCCCAGTTCCCACAAGGCGGAGGGGGCAACCTGATAGGCCGCCCCATTCGCGCAATCGACCACGATCTTCAGGCCATCCAACCGCAGGTCCGCCGGGAAGCTGGATTTTACCGCATGGATATAGCGGCCACGCGCATCCTCCACGCGGCGAGCGCGGCCGATATCCTTGGACTCCGCCAAGGAAATGTCCTGATCCAGCAGCGCCTCGATCTTCAGTTCATCCTCATCCGACAGCTTGTAACCGTCCGGGCCGAACAGCTTGATGCCATTGTCGAAATAGGGATTGTGGCTGGCGGAGATCATGACGCCCAGATCCGCACGCATCGAATGGGCGAGCAGCGCGACAGCAGGCGTCGGAATCGGGCCGAACTGCACCACGTCCATGCCCACGGCGGTAAAGCCCGCGACCAGCGCATTTTCGACCATATAGCCCGACAGGCGCGTATCCTTGCCAATCACCACGCGGTGCCGGTGGGTGCCGCGCTGGAAATGGGTGCCGGCAGCCATGCCCACCTTCATTGCCAGCGCCGCCGTCATCGGCCATTTATTGGTGCGCCCGCGAATCCCGTCGGTGCCGAAATATTGCCTGCTCATACTGTCCCGCCACTCGATCGAAATGTCCAGGGTGCAGACCCATTAGCTACGAGGTCGAGATGGAGACGAAAAAGGGCCGTGGGAGGGAGAGCGCGCCGCCAGATAGCGGGGCTATCTGGCAAGCGATCGACCGCGCCACGGCCCTTTTTCGTCCCACCCGCAGGGCATTGTTTTCCGGGCGCTGGGGTACGTCGAAACGCTCGAACGGGGGAAGACCCCCGTTCTTCGCGCTTCTCCTGCCCCAGCATCCCGGAAAACAATGTCTCGATCCTCGTAGCTAATGGGTCTGCACCCTAACCCACCCATAGCAATCTTTGATCGACATTCCAGCCGACAGCCGCCATCCCTTCGACAATGAACGGTTTCAACGCGGCGGTAGATGCGCTTTCTGGCGCTATATTCTTCAAGGTGCCGTTGTTCGGCGCGCAGATCGAACTGATCGTACTCTATCTGGCGCTGCCGATGCTGTTCTTCACGCTGTGGCTGGGTTTCCCCAATATTCGCCATGTGGGCCGCGCCTTTCGCATCCTGCAACGCCAGCCGCGAGAAGGCGAGGCGCAGGGCGATGTCAGCCAATGGGGCGCACTGACCACCGCGCTGTCCGGCACGATCGGTCTTGGTAACATCGCGGGCGTCGCGGTGGCGCTGACCATGGGCGGTCCCGGCGCGATATTGTGGATGTTCATCATCGGCTGGTTCGCGATGACCGTAAAGATGGCGGAGGTCACGCTGGGCCTGAAATATCGTGTGTTCGACGCACAGGGCCACGTCCATGGCGGACCGATGTATGTGCTGAAGGCAGTCGGCGCAGCGCGGGGCTGGCCCCGGATAGGCATGATGCTGGGCGGCGCCTACGCCTTTTTCGCGTTGTTCGGAGCCATCCCGATGGTGCAGGTCAACCAGAGCTATGCCCAGGTGAAGGTCGTGACGGGCCTCACCAACGGCTGGGCCTATGGCGTTTTCCTGGCCGCCGCCGTGGCGTTGGTGACGCTGGGCGGCGCGGCATGGCTGGGCGAAGTGTCGAAACGGCTGACCCCGCTGAAAGTCGCGGTCTATCTGTTCGGCGTGCTGGCCATATTGGCCCTGAACCTTGGCGCCATTCCGGGCGCGGTTGCGCAAATCTGGGATGGGGCATGGAATGGCACGGCGGCGACCGGCGGCGCGGTGGGCGCTTTCGTCGCGGGAATGCGGCGGGCAGTCTTCGCGAGCGAGGCGGGCGTGGGATCGGCGGTGATGGCGCACAGTCTGGCGCGGGTGGACCATCCCGTATCCGAAGGGCTGGTTGCACTGCTGGAACCGCTGCTGGGCACGATGATCGTGTGTGCGCTGGGCGGGCTGGCGCTGGTGGTTGCGGGGACATGGGATGATGGGCTGGAAGGGATCGCGATCACCTCGGCCGCTTTTGCACAGGTTTCGCCCTGGTTCCCCTGGCTGCTGGCGGTCGTCGTCTTTCTCTTTGCCTATTCAACGCTGGTGGCCTGGGGGTTTTACGGGCTTCAGGCATGGGGCTATCTGTTCGGGAACGGACCACGCGCGCAATGGAGTTACAAGATCCTCTATATCATCGCCCTGCCCCCGGCAGCGGCGATCGACCTGGGCCGGGTGGTCGGCATCGTGGATTCCAGCTTCTTCCTGATGGCTATCCCCAACGTGATCGCGCTGTACCTGTGCGCGGGGGAGTTGCGGCGGGATCTCAAGGCCTATCTGGAAGGCAGCAAAAACCCCGCCGGTTAAGGGCAGGGCTTCTGTTTCATAGTCCTTCGTTGCCTTTACAACGCAAAGGTTAAATCTTGTCGCCTAGTGCGCCTTTGACCGAACCCTTGATGTCCTGGCCCGTGCCCTTGGCCTTCTGCGCCTTCCCTTCGGCTACCAAACGCTCATTATCGGTGGCATTGCCGACCGCTTCCTTGGTGGCGCCAGCGGCCTTGTTACCTGCAGCCTTAACCTTGTCGGTGAATTCACCCATCCATTGTCTCCTTCGCTTGGAATTGCCTTATCAACGAAGGGCAGATCAAAAGAGTTTCCAAAGGTTCGATAACGTAACAATGCACATGCTGATCACAGCCAGGGTTTAGTCTGCGCGAAACGCTCTGGCGAACTGGTCCCTTAGCGGCCGTGTCAGAAAGGATAGCAGCGTCCTGTCGCCCGTTTCGATAAAAATCTCGGCCGGCATTCCGCGTTTCAAAGCGGGTTGCTCCGCCTCTGTGGCGTTTTTCGACGAAAGCGAAACCCTGACAGGGAAATAGGCGTGCAAACCGTTTGCGTCTGTAACACGCTCGCTGGCGACATAGGTAATCACACCCGTCACTTCCGGCGTAACCGTGCGACTGAGGGTGGAGAAACGGATGCGAACCGGCTGGCCGACACGCACCTGATCGATATCGTCCGGACTGACGCTGCCTTCCACCAGCAGGCTATCCCGATCGGGCACGATCTCCATGATCGTTTCCGCAGGCCGGATGACACCACCAATCGTCGTCGCCGCCAGTTTTTCCACGACGCCTGCATAAGGCGCCCGCAAAACGCTTCGGTCATGCGCATCGCTGGCGCTGACCGAGCGGATGCGCTGCTGGTTGAGGGCTTCGTTCAATTGCGCCAGTTGTGCGGCTGCTTCCGTTCGCCGGGTCTGGCCAAGCTGGATCAACTGTTCACGCGTTTCGCTGATGCGCGCTTCGGTCTGGGCAATCTGGGCCTGAAGCATTGCGACATTGCCGTCTAAATCGACCGCCGTCCGCTCAAGCTGATTGAGACGGCCAAGGGTAACGAGCTTCTTCTCGTACAGATCGCGAATCCCCTTCATTTCCGGCGCTATCAGGCGGCTTTGCTGCCGCAGGGCGGCAATCTGGGCACGATAGCCAGCGATCTGTTCTGCATATTGACCAATTCTGGCGCGCGATTGCGCGGCAAGGCTTGCAACCTCCTGTTGGCGCAGATGGAATATCCGCTGTTCATCGGTCTTCGCTCGCATAGCCGATTCATCCTTGCGGGCAGCCAGCTCCGCCGGGAACGACCAAGCCGCTGCGCTCGTGCGTTCCGCCTCCAACCGGGCCTTCTGCGCCAGCATCTGGTCCAGCGTCAGCGTTGAAAATGCGGCATCGGCCCCACTGACACGATCATCGAGCCGCAACAGCGGCTGTCCCTTTTCAACCCGCTGGCCGTCGCTGACCAATATCTCGGCCACCGTGCCGCCCAATGGATGGGCGATCCGCTTTATCCGGGATTCGGCGCCGACCTGCCCTGAACCGATGACCGCTCCCCCGACCGGCACAAGCGCGCTGGCCCCGCCAAGACCGAACAACGCGGTGCCCAAAAGAATAAACGTCCAGCGCCGTCCCTGGCGCAGCCGGATCTCAGGGTCGCTCCAGGTGTCGCCCGCCCGCCGCCCGACACGGATCGCTCCAGCGGATGCCATCATCTGTCCCTCAGCCATTGGCGCGCAGGCCTTTCTGTTCGACGGTATCAGCGTGCCGGGAAGCAGGGGAGGCCGTCGGCTGCATCGTCGTCGCACCTCGCCCGGCGACGTCCTGAACAACCTGATCGCGCAGTCCGAATGTCTGCATCTCACCCTTGTTAAGCACCAAAACCTTGTTGAGATTGATCAGGGTGGATGGCCGGTGGGCGATCACCACTACAATACCCTTGCGATGACGTACCCAGGCGATGGCCTTCTGCAACGCCGCCTCACCTGCAGCGTCTATGCTGGAATTGGGTTCATCCAATATCAGCAGAAATGGGTCGCGATACAGCGCACGGGCAAGCGCGATCATCTGCTGCTGCCCCATCGAGAGCGCCACACCATCCGGTCCGACCTGCGTTTCATAGCCTTCGGGCATGGCGACGATCATATCATGCACCCCGGCCCGATGCGCTGCCGCGACGATGTTGCTCGCTACAGGATCATCCTCAAATCGCGCTATGTTCTGGGCGATAGTGCCATCGAGCAATTCGATGCCCTGCGGCATATATCCGACATAGCTGCCCCGTTTCCCTCGATCCCACTGATCCAGTGCAGCCCCATCCAGCCGGACAGCCCCCTGCATCGCGGGCCACACACCGGCAATGGCGCGTCCCAAT encodes:
- a CDS encoding LD-carboxypeptidase, yielding MLNRRHMFQSLAAASAAFALTLPLGVQAALSARRKPPRLHPGDTVGLVEPAGFTDDSFDLALVEETIRAMGLVPKAAAHLADRHGYLAGTDADRAADLNAMYADPDVKAVFAVRGGWGCARILPYLDWKTIRANPKLLIGFSDITALHLAFAARAGFTTIHGPNAASSWGKFSWEGFRALTFDAATPLYSNPVGMEDRLVPRIGRVRTFHPGKARGKLLGGNLSVLCALMGTAYLPDFDGAILFIEDVSEAEYRIDRMLTQLALAGVLGKVAGVVFGQCTGCSSPGPSYGGFTLSQVLEQHLAPLGVPAYQGAMFGHVANQFSLPVGTLAEIDATAGTIRILEAAVS
- a CDS encoding cupin domain-containing protein; this translates as MPKLDLDAIPQTNATGYPGDLAAAVAGRWVRRVGKAVGLTDFGASHVVLKPGASSSQRHWHEDEDELVVMLVGEAVLIEEDGRVKMRAGDMAAFPKGDPNGHQLVNESDGDCVFLAIGRPSASDCHYSDVDLHLSGGSYRRKDGSAY
- the dapE gene encoding succinyl-diaminopimelate desuccinylase, coding for MTLTSTNADPVALATRLMACPSVTPARGEVFAVLEAMLKPLGFTVDRFISGEAPDGPVENLLAHRTTGPGPHFAFAGHLDVVPPGGGWTSEPFMPEVRGDLLYGRGAVDMKGSIACFVAALANLPNDLPGTISLIITGDEEGPAVHGTLALMEQMKARELWPDLCLVGEPTSVQRLGDMVKIGRRGSVNMWIRVEGAQGHVAYPHLADNPIPRLIRILSAIDAEVLDEGTDWFQPSNIEVTDLEVGNPAHNVIPAAATARISIRFNDRHSGASLIERISAIAAQDGGTVTAKISGEPFLTEPGAFSTLISTAIQEATGVTPDLSTTGGTSDARFLAKLCPVVEFGLTNATMHKLDEAVAIADLHQLTTIYGIIVERALKGG
- a CDS encoding beta-carotene hydroxylase, with the protein product MSLTALILLFLATVAGMEGFAYAMHRWVMHGPGWFLHASHHRPRTGNWEWNDLYFVIFAMPSILLLLGGVQLGWGDWATVVGAGIATYGAIYLGFHDIIVHRRVGHRYVPRSTYMKRIVQAHRLHHAVTSKHGTVSFGFLVAPRPDVLKAQLARQDEAVLRRSAAADQKADA
- the lgt gene encoding prolipoprotein diacylglyceryl transferase → MILTLAAAAATSHIQFNDLGLSPVALDLGFFTLKWYSLAYLAGIMVGYWYLLKLIAQPGSPMARRHADDMIFYATLGIIIGGRLAYVLFYQPDILQNPLDIFKLWNGGMSFHGGVIGVSLGVLYLARKEGLSWLRVHDYVACCVPFGLFFGRLANFVNGELWGKESDVPWAMVFPTGGAFARHPSQLYEAALEGVLLFLILAFAFWKTNARYQPGKLVGIFLLGYGSFRFFVEYFREADAQLMEFAARTGLHMGQWLCVPMILGGLYLIATAKGRRVRVEPVAGSASVS
- a CDS encoding class I SAM-dependent methyltransferase; amino-acid sequence: MSAKAGSGDALPLPERLKRQIESGGPISIAHYMAEANGQYYGTRDPLGQDGDFTTAPEISQMFGELVGLCLADMWMRSGRRPAPLYVELGPGRGTLAVDALRAMEGAALAPRVHFVETSPSLRGRQKALLPHVTHHDTIDSLPEEGPLLVIANEFFDALPIRQLVRTGQEWRERVIIAQTDEADGTIRFLPMPGYRQVEAGIPDMAADAPQGAVLETPPAGAAIAFMLAKRIAKQGGCAIIIDYGYEGPAIGDTLQAVRGHRFADPFMEPGESDLTAHVDFTVLGNMARQADLKVLGPVGQGPFLQALGIDVRAAQLAQTSPERAEEIESARARLTQAEQMGTLFKAMAIVHPDWAEPAGF
- a CDS encoding ribonuclease HII, giving the protein MPDFAHERLHHPSLVAGVDEAGRGPLAGPVVAAAVILRAEDCPQGLDDSKKLSAPRRAVLEVEIKARALCWGVGIASVEEIDTINILWATMLAMTRAVEALSHECAHVLVDGNRCPQWRWASTAIVEGDAKCLSIAAASIIAKETRDRMMIAAAVEHPHYGWESNKGYGSAKHLAALRTHGPTTLHRRSFAPVAQLLLL
- the thiD gene encoding bifunctional hydroxymethylpyrimidine kinase/phosphomethylpyrimidine kinase gives rise to the protein MTMARILIIAGSDSGGGAGIQADIKAVTMLGGHAMTAIAAVTAQNTLGVQGVHPIPTAMVLAQMNSVISDIGVDAVKIGMIGSAETVHAVAERLAMLNGVPIVFDPVMVATSGSALADDATIAAFEKLMAIATLVTPNIPELDALGGDGIAVAFDTHVLAKGGHGDGPMLTDRLIGPDRIIKSWANARIDTPHTHGTGCTLASAIATGLAQGMALTDAVERARKYVRAALELAPGLGGGHGPMGVPHGFLAHA
- a CDS encoding DUF1272 domain-containing protein encodes the protein MLEMRADCERCGVDTPADEPGAFICSFECTFCAPCTDALDDRCPNCGGELMDRPTRMGDALARNPASTERRFRA
- the glmM gene encoding phosphoglucosamine mutase; the encoded protein is MSRQYFGTDGIRGRTNKWPMTAALAMKVGMAAGTHFQRGTHRHRVVIGKDTRLSGYMVENALVAGFTAVGMDVVQFGPIPTPAVALLAHSMRADLGVMISASHNPYFDNGIKLFGPDGYKLSDEDELKIEALLDQDISLAESKDIGRARRVEDARGRYIHAVKSSFPADLRLDGLKIVVDCANGAAYQVAPSALWELGAEVVAVGVTPNGTNINDACGSTAPLLCQETVVSSGADIGIALDGDADRLIVVDEKGKIVDGDQIMALIAANWAREGVLRGGGLVATVMSNLGLERFLAGQGIALERTSVGDRYVLERMRSGGFNVGGEQSGHMILSDYATTGDGTIAALQVLAALVRSGRSASELLHQFDPVPQLLKNVRFSGGKPLEHEEVKRVIAQAQAELEGAGRLVIRPSGTEPVIRVMAEGDSEDQVRDVVERICAAVAKVTA
- a CDS encoding amino acid carrier protein produces the protein MNGFNAAVDALSGAIFFKVPLFGAQIELIVLYLALPMLFFTLWLGFPNIRHVGRAFRILQRQPREGEAQGDVSQWGALTTALSGTIGLGNIAGVAVALTMGGPGAILWMFIIGWFAMTVKMAEVTLGLKYRVFDAQGHVHGGPMYVLKAVGAARGWPRIGMMLGGAYAFFALFGAIPMVQVNQSYAQVKVVTGLTNGWAYGVFLAAAVALVTLGGAAWLGEVSKRLTPLKVAVYLFGVLAILALNLGAIPGAVAQIWDGAWNGTAATGGAVGAFVAGMRRAVFASEAGVGSAVMAHSLARVDHPVSEGLVALLEPLLGTMIVCALGGLALVVAGTWDDGLEGIAITSAAFAQVSPWFPWLLAVVVFLFAYSTLVAWGFYGLQAWGYLFGNGPRAQWSYKILYIIALPPAAAIDLGRVVGIVDSSFFLMAIPNVIALYLCAGELRRDLKAYLEGSKNPAG